The genome window TGGTGATAACCATAAGCTGACATTTACCGTCAACGGTGCCAGTGATACCGGAGGAATAAATATTTCCGAGGCTTCAGAGCAAGGACGTGTTGATCCTGACTCGATTGGCGATCTAAAACTATCAACAAATTTTAATAATCAGGGACTTTCCTGGCAGTACTTTGGTGATGGCGGCAAAATCATGCAACTGGTCTTAGGCCATACCAGCCTAAACTCAAAGGAAAACTACGGTCAAGGACAATATATAGACATAGATACAGAACAATATAACGCTAGGTTTCAATATCAAATCGATTGGTTTGACGCACATACCTTGGTACTTGGCAGTGATATGCAACAGCAAGAAAGCAAATACAGTTTTGATGCCATTCCCTACTACTGCACCGATCACGATCAGGACTGTGAAAGCAAAAAAGGGCAACGCATTCAAGATACCGATAAATTAACCAATCAAACCATTGCCTTATATGCCGATGATATCTGGCAATTTAATAGCAATTTGCAATTCACTCTGGGATTGCGAGCCGAGCGAAATGACTATACTGACCAATCCTTCCTTCATCATAGGTTAGCCCTTAACTGGCAAATCAACGATGACCTGCAAATGACAGTCAAACAAGGGTCTTACAGTCGCTTTCCTGATATAGCAACGGTGCTGCGTAAAATTGGCAACCCTGAACTGAACTCCCCTAAAGCACAGCATTATTCTGTCGGTTTTAATTACCAACTCAATGATTTATGGCACAGTTCTGTCGATATCTATTATAAGGACCTCGGTGATTTACCTCGTTCTTTAGACGATGACGATGCGAATGCTGATCTGCATTATAGCAATGATATGTCTGGCAGCGCCAAAGGGATAGAGTGGGTTGTAGAACGAGAATTAGCAGACGATTGGTACGGCTGGGCATCAATAAGCTGGTCAAAAAGCGATCGCACCGATGAATTTACCAAGCAAACCACTGAGTATTATCTCGATACGCCACTACTTGCCAATTTGGTAGCCAATTACCAGATGAATGAGCGTTGGGATTTTGGCGTCCGATTAACGGTACGTAGTGGACAAAAATACACGCCGATAACCGCACTTAAAGAAAATCCTGATTACCCGGAGCACTTCTTACCTGTTTATGGTGAGCTGAACAGTAAAACCTTACCAACCTATTATCGTTTAGATTTGCAGGCGAACTATAAAACTCAATACTGGGGCAATGACGCCGAATGGAGCTTTGCCTTACTTAACGCACTAAACAATGACAATATCTCCGGCTACTATTACGCACCTGATGGCAATGAAACATTAACCGATTATAAAATTGAAGGCGAAGAAGGCATGGCGATATTCCCGTCTATTGGCTTAAAAATGCAATTTTAAGCCAACAATTTTCCTATATTCGCTTACAATTTTTAAACACTTCTCATGCAGATAAAACTGCCCATGCGTAACAACATTTGTTAATATCTCGTTGCAATTGGGCGGTATTTATTACCTCATCAAGTTAAAAAAAATAATATCATTCGCACTATGAGTCTAGGTGCATTTTGGGAAATGACATCATATGCTTAACAAATTAAGCTGCTGCTTATTACTGGTGTTTTGTTTAAGTAGCTATGCTGCTGGCAACGACAAAAAACCAAGTAACGAAAGTACCGTTTTTAATGAAACCTTCAGCTGGCAAGCGCAAATGGGTTTTTCATTGCACTATAATGACACCATTATTGAAGGGGTAGAACAATCTTATCTTGATGATTATATAAATCTTTCCTTATTGTTCGATTTTTACTACAAAGGGTTTTTCATCCAAACCAATTATCGCCGTCTAGATACCCATATTCTAGGCGCAGAAATTGGCTATCAACTGATCAATAATGATGATTGGGAGCTGGACATTATTACCAGAAGCTATATTGGCGGCTTCGATTCAGCAGAAATCATCGAAAATTCAGATAAAGACCTTCCTATCATGGAAGGACTGAAAGTAAGGGATCTCGGTGATGGTCTTGCAATTCGTTATTCCCGCTATTTCAATGACAGCTACTTCTCAGTAGATGTAGCGAATTTGGCAGCATTAAGTGATGCAAAGGGCTGGGTAATCGATGCTTTTTATAGTCATCTGATCCCCTATAGAAACTGGGATATTTACTTGAATACCGGTTTAAGTATCTATTCAAGCGCTACAACTAACTACTATATCGGTATCGGTAACAGCGAAGTACTGGACATTCGTCCTCATTATCAAACGGGTACTGGCGGTAAAATACAATTTGAGTTTTATGCCCAACGGCCACTGTCAGAATCATGGACATTTAACGTCGGTTTTAGTCAAAGCTATTACAGCAATAACATCGCCGATAGCCCAATCGTCGACTCCCAGGGTGCAACCCAGTTACTAGCGGGGGTCATCTATGTATTCTAAGCTAGGCAAGGGAATTGCGTGGTTTTTTGCAGTTATCTGCGGGCTAACAACGATGACAGTAATCGCTAGCCAGGAAGCACTACAAGATCGGACAAACAAGACAAAGGTAAATTTTCAGGCCAAACCGGCAAATTGTGTTGCACTGCGCCAAGGACGCACCTGCTTTGCCACCGTTTCTTTATCCTGGCATACCGCTAACCGCGGTCATTTTTGTATTTATGAAAAAGCCAGTAATAAAGTCATGCAGTGCTGGAATAATAGTCAGGGAAATACCCTGCAATTTGAATTTGAATCGAATGAAAAAATCGCTTATCAGCTGAGGGCTACTGAGCAAAACATTATTATTGCTGAGACCAGTGTTGATGTTAGTTGGGTCCATAAAGCAACTGTGAGAAAAAGACGTTGGCGTTTGTTTTAACTGGTACGAGAACAAGGGCTAAGTGAGGGAATAACATGAATGAGCAACACCGTATTTTATTGGTTGAAGATGACTTAACACTGGCGGACTGGGTAATTGAATACTTACAAGAGCAAAACTTTCTAGTTGAACACGTTGCTCGCGGCGATTTAGTGATAGAGAAATTGACGAGCTTTGATCCAGCACTGGTATTGCTAGACGTGATGCTACCTGGTCTCAACGGCATCGAAGTGTGTCGCTTGATCCGTCAAGATGCTAATTTACCTATCATTATGCTAACGGCTCGCGCCGACGAATTTGATGAAGTCATAGGCCTAGAAGCCGGCGCTAATGATTATGTTATCAAACCAGTCAGACCCAGAGCTTTATTGGCTCGCATTAATAGCGCTTTAAAAAATCAACCGGCAACTGAGCAAAAATCCAATGAAATCAAGTTAGGTAGCTTGCTCATTAATGGTGAAGCTAATCGCGTCACTTATCAGGGCAAAGAAATCGAACTGTCCACCAGTTTATTCGCATTCTTATGGTTTCTCGCCAGCCATCCTGGCGAAGTCGTCGACCGAGATACGGTATTTAAAGCACTGAAAAATCGAGAATACGACGGACAAGATCGCCGTTTTGACGTGATGTTATCGACCTTACGTAAAATTTTTAACGACGATCCCCAAAGTCCGAAAAAATTCAAAACTGTCTGGGGTAAAGGCTATTTATTCGTTGCCGATGCCTGGAATGAATAACGGTGACCCGACTATTTATTAGTATAATTATTGCGGTGCTGGGATCATTGTTTTTGATCGGCTGGGGATTAGATAAATTAGTGGTCAGTGACAGTGATATAGACATAGAAGAAAGCGCAGAAATTATCGCCTATAAAAAGCTGGTTGAAGGCTTTGGTCAACAGCTTAATGCCGCACCAGAAAACCTGCTAGCTAAGCAAGCCGCTGAACTCGCTGCAAATTATCAGGTCAAATTAACATTAGAAGACAGCACCAATATCGCGCTGCCAAACTCATTAAGTCAATACCTTTCAGTACAAGGCGGCTTATTACTCGCCAGTAATGAACAAGCCTACTTACTGAGAAAACTCAGTACTCATCAAAATTATTTGATCCGGCTGGAATTGCCGCCAATACCAGAAGAAGATCATCAGCGTAACTTGCTGCTCACTACCATTTTATATATTGGCGTTTGTGCCATTTTAATGCTTTGGCTATTTCCACTAGCAAGACGGTTATATATGTTAACCACTGCCGCAGCAAAAATAGGTAAAGGAGAAGTGAATGTCAGGGTACCGTTAAATAAGTTTTCCTATATTCATCCCTTAGAAAAAAGTTTTAATCATATGGCAGCGCAAATTGAAAAGTTAATGGCAGATAATAAACTGCTAGCACGCAGCCTATCTCACGATATCCGCACACCGATGTCCTGTTTACGCTTTGGCGTCGAAGCAGCATTAGAGAGTAACGATCTGGAGAAAAAAAATAACTACCTAACTCGTATGGAAGCTGAACTGACCCGAATGGAAGAAATGACCAGCGCGTTTTTATCCTATGCTGGCATGGAACGACAAGGGGTTAATTTAAAGCTAAAATCAGTCGATCTCAACTCGTTCATTAGTAAATTCTGTCAGGATTTTCAGCCGTTAGCTCAACAGCATCAGGTGGAATTAAATTTTCAGTCATTGGCCCAATGCCCAGATTATCTGTTGGACAGTCACTGGTTCTATCAGGCGTTGCAAAATTTGGTCAGTAATGCCATTCAATACGCTAATAGCCAGGTACAGATCCGCCTAACACAAACCGGTAGAACGATTGAACTCTGGGTCGAAGACGACGGTACTGGGATTGCTGATGACAAGCTTGCGGTTGTGTTTGACCCTTTTGTTAAGCTTGATAGCGCTCGTTCTCGTGAGCAAGGACATTTTGGTCTAGGTCTAGCTATATGCCAGAAAGTGATCCATTGGCATCAAGGCGCGATCTACGCCGAGCATGCGAAACAGCTATCAGGTGCTTGTTTTCATATCATTTTACCGAAAAAAGCTTAAGAATAAATACTGACATGCAAAGATTTAATCGTGAAGACAAATCAGACTAGCATTAAAACTTTAGTGATCCTTGCCGCAGGTCAAGGCTCGCGTTTTGGTGGTGCCAAACAGTTTGCCCTATTTGGCCGCTGTGAAAAAACCTTAATGGAATACAACATCTGCCACGCCATTGACCATGGTTTTACCCACCTAGTATTTATTAGCCAGCCAAAGCACAATCAAATACTGAAGCAACAAGTGCTCTCATCATTGCCACACTCTGTCAGCTATGACATTGTTTATCAGGATAGTCATGACCTGCCGACAGGCTGCCACCTAGCAAGCACTCGTACTAAACCATTGGGTACTGCCCATGCGTTATGGTGCGCAAGAAAGTCCATTAAGGGCAACTTTGCCGTAATTAACGCAGACGATTATTATGGTGAGCAGGCATTTCAGTTAGTACAACAACATGGCTTGCCTAATAATGCATCTTTAGTTGCCTACTTGCTTAAACAAACCTTATCCAAACACGGTGGCGTCAACCGCGGTTTATGTCAGCTTTCAGCCGAACACAAATTAATCGCCATTAGTGAAATTGAAAATATTCACTATCAAGCTGAGCGAAAATTAATCGGTACGAATGCTAAGCAGCAAACACTAAGCTTAAATGAAAACGCGCTTATTTCGATGAATTTCTGGTGTTTTAATCTGCAGATTTTTCCGGTTTTAGCAAAACTACTGGCAGAAACATTTAGTGCACCGTCCACTGATACAACGGAATGTTATTTACCTGATGCCGTCATGAAATTAATTGAGCAATCTGCAGAGGTTGATGTTTTAACTTCACATGATCAATGGTTTGGCGTAACATATGCGGCCGATTCATTGTCGGTTAACCAGGCATTAACGGCGCTGATAGATAAAGGACGATTCCCTTCCTTATCTAAATAATTCGGTAATCAAGATAAGTGATGGACGTTTTCCCCATGAGTAAAGTCATTGATCCACAGCAGATCAACAAAGTGTTGGCATTTTATAATTACTCACTGAGCAATAGTAAAATTGCCCCATTGGGAAATGGGTTAATTAACTGCACCTATCTAGTACGTAGCGAAGATTTTAACTTTGTTTTACAGCGCATCAATCATCATGTCTTTAAACAACCGGCGGATGTCATTGCCAATGCTGAACTGATCAATCAGCACTTACAGCAAAAAAAGGCGCAAGCACTCTACCCATTAGAACCAATTTGGCAACTTAATACCAACGACGGCCGCGTTCAAGTAACCGAAGGGGAAAACACTTGGCGTGCAATTCAGTTTATTCCCAATTGTTATACACTTGAAACGGTAGCAAACGCAAAACAGGCGTATCAAGTGGCCCAAGCATTTGGCCAATTTACTGCCGCTCTTAGCGACTTTCCTGCCGATAAACTAACCGAAATAATACCTCAGTTTCATCATCTGGATTTTAGATTAGCTCAGTTACAGACAGCCGTTTCAGAGGATGCCAAAGGACGATTATCCCAGTGCCAGTCTTTAGTTGATTTCTGTTTTTCTCAACAGACTTTTATTAAGCATATCGCAGAACTTGAACAAGTATTGCCGCTACAAGTTACACATAATGATACTAAAATTAATAACTTGCTCTTTAGCAGTGAGACTAATGCACCAATTGCTGTTATCGATCTCGATACCTGTATGCCGGGATTTGTTATGCATGACTTTGGCGATATGGTCAGAACCTGTTGCTGCAACTTGCCAGAAGATGGTACTGATTTAGCGAAGATGACGGTACGTCTAGATATATTTACCGCCTTAGCCCAAGGTTACGTCGATAGCCTTGCCGGAACGATGAATTCACTAGAGCAACAAAGTCTCATCACAGGTGCGCAACTATTACCCTTTATGATAGGAATCCGCTTTCTCACGGATTTTATTGAAGGGGATCATTATTTTCACACAGCCCACCCACTGCACAACTTACAACGAGCGAAAAACCAGCTACACTTTTTCAAGTTATTGCATGATATAGAGCCACAGCTCAGCAAAATAGTAAAAAAGCTCTAGGGGCTGTTAAACACGCATTGCTCTGACTTATCTTTATACATATTACTAATTAACTAAATAATAATAGCGAGTAAGACATTCGTTATTGACAGCGCTATCATAAAAATTCGTTCGAAACACAACTTTTTAAGCGGATTAATTTCAAAGCAAAAGCAATCATTAGCAGCCGAAGCTATTTATGTAACATATTTTTTACAAAAACAGCTAAAATATTAGTGCAAATGCAATATTAATTATACAGATAAGCTTTTCTTTGCACTTAAGTTTGCTAACCTTAGCTTGGTCTCGGCAGACCTCTGAGACTATTCGTTTATTAATATTACCTCGGTGCAGTTACAGGGGTGTTGGTGCGCTAATAAGAATTGATATTAATGACGAATGTATACCCGCAAGCCTAGTTCTCCCCTAGGCTTGCACCTTTCTCTTTTCAATAAATTTAAGTTACTTCCCCTGTCCATCTCGTTATAATCAGGCGATAGTCCATTGACAGCAATTACTATGACCAGCAAGCCAACATTGACACTCTCACATTTTTTTCCTTATCAGCTCACCAAATTGCAAGCCAGTATCAGTGAAAGCATCGCGCAAATTTATACCGGTAAATTTAATCTCAGTCGTCAGGAGTGGCGAGTACTGGCAACCTTGGCAGATCGCGCGCCACAAACCGCAAAACAAATAGGCAGTGAAGTAAATTTAGATAAAATGTCGGCAAGCAGAGCGATACAGCGTATGCTCAGTAAACAATTACTCAAACGAATCGAAAATACGAGCGATAAGCGCTCTTTTTTGCTTGAGCTTTCAGTTAAAGGACAACAACTTTATCAACAGCTAGAACCTTTGGTATTAGAAAGGGAAACTCAACTGTTATCTGTGCTGACACCTGATGAACAACAAGCGCTAAATCAAATGATGGCAAAACTACAAGCAAAAGCGTCTAGTATCACACAATAGTTCTTCATGCTAAGCGCTGATAAGTGATTGGATACTAGTTAACAGCACTTCTGCTTTTACTGGTTTAGCAATATGTAGATTCATTCCGGCGGCAAAGCTACTCTCTTTATCTTCCTGACGAGCATGGGCTGTCATGGCAATAATAGGTAAATGCTTAAACTGTGCTTGTTGACGAATAAGCCGACACGCAGTTAAGCCATCCATCACCGGCATTTGAATATCCATCAGCACAACATCAAAATGCTGATTATCCAGTTTATCCAGTGCTTGCTGGCCATTTTCGGCAATAGTCACCTCAGCCTTCATTGCTTTGAGTAATTCTTTGGCAACCAATTGGTTCACCAAGTTATCTTCCACCAGTAGCACAGAAGTTCCGCTTAAATTTCCTTTCGATTCACCATTATTGTTAACAACGGCGGGAGTTAACGCTTCCGTTTCAGCCTCTGGCACATTGTTGTTAGCCAACGCTTGCAGCACGGTAAAGAGACCATAACGGTAAAGCGGAGCAAGGCAAATAACATATGAAATTTGATAGCGCTCAAGCAATTGATATTTAGTGTTTTCCTCACTATTGTGTTGCTCTTGATAAACAACCACTATCGCTTGCTGCGATTGTTTAGCACAACTGGAAAATTGGCGCTCCAGCAGCTGACAAACCGATTCATTGATCTCGTCCACCGTTAAAAACAGCATGTTAATTGCTTGCTGCTCGATATTGTCTATGTCAGCCAAACGGTCTAATTGCTTATATTGATAACCATAAGCCTGCAGTAAACAATAAAAATCAGGCGTAAATTGGTATGCCAAGGTATAAACATTAACCTGAGAGACAGGATAAAACGGAATGTCTGATTTTTTTGCCGTTAACGGCAAGACAAAACTAAACTTGGCACCTTGACCAAATTCACTGGTTAATTTTATTTCTCCACCTAATATATTGACGATACGCTGACAAATCGATAGTCCTAAACCAGAGCCTCCGTATTCTCTTGTCATCGACTCATCGGCCTGAGCAAACGCCTTAAATAAATGTGCCTGTTTATTTTTCTCAATGCCGATACCGGTATCTTCAACAGCAAAACGCACAAGCACATCCTGGCCACTATCAGCAATCACTTCCAGTACTATCGCTATTTTGCCGCTATGAGTAAATTTAGTCGCATTATTAAGCAAGTTACTCAATACCTGCACCATACGCATTTCATCAGTGTAAACCAGGCTTGGCACATCAGGTGCTATCTTGACCTCAAGTGTCACTTTATTCGAATCGATATTAGCTATATTGAGTCTGACCGCTTGATTAACAATCGTATCTAAATAACAATCTTTCTTAAAAATGGTCATATTGCCAGATTCAATTTTGGCAAAATCAAGTAATTCATCCACCAAATGCAACAATACTTCTGCCGCATCCTGAGCATGAGTTAAATGTTGTGTTTGCTGGGTAGTTAGCACGGTTTGTTTAAGCAATGATTGCATGCCCTGAATGGCATTAATCGGTGTTCTGATCTCATGGCTCATATTCGCTAAAAACTGACTTTTCGCTTGGTTTGCTAATTCAGCTTGTTCTTTAGCACTCGCTAATGCAGCATTTGCTGCATGCTGCTTAGTAACATCACGAATAACAATAATAGAGCCTAGCACATGGTTTTGTTGGTCATAAAATTCGGAGCAAAATAGCTCATAAGTATTTTCCAATGTTTCCACTACTTGAAAAACACCGCAATGACTTTTTTTCGCCTGCTGTTCCTGCGTACAACCTGCCAGTGCCCGACCAAGTTCACTACCGATAAGCGTTTCTACATCACGTCCTAAAATTTCATTTTCAGCTTGTTTGAGATATTGTTCGAACGCCAGATTACAGCCGATAACCCGACCATTGGTATCATTAAAAATCAGATAATCAGGGATCGCATCCATCACAGAACGTAAAATGGCGTAATCATGCTGATGCTGCTGACTCTTTTCCATTAATGCCTGAGTTTTTTCATGTACCCGCATATCTAGGACATTATTCTGATCTTTTAATTGCTGTAATAAACTTCTGTTTTGACTAAATATATCACCAACAATATCAAACCAGTGTTGCCATCCCTTCGGCGGGACAATTTTGCCATGATCCCCTTTCGCACTGTGTGAAATATGGCTGATAAAGCTTTGAGTTGGTTTAATAAAGGTTTTATAAGTCACTAAATAAACCACAATGAGCAACGCCAACTGACCAAAGAAAAGTCCGATAAAGACCCAGGTAAAACGCTGAAATATCGGCGCAGAAAAATGCTCATAAGGCTTATATTTTACCAGCATCCAATCATTCGCCGATAATTTATGTCGTTGTATTAACCAGCTATCACTTTGGGTTAATTCCGGGCGATATTTAAACGATGGCTCGCGAATATCAAGCGCTTCGTAGCTTAACTGTCTTAACTTAGTTGGTAGCACAGACTGCCAACGGTCAGCGTTAGTTGAGCTTTGCTGATTAGCATTTAACTGTACTAATAACTGATCAGCTTTATTAATCAAAAGATAATTAAAGTCATCATTGTTTTCTCTGAGCATCAGTTGTCTTAATCGAGCAAGGTTGATATCAAACATGATTGCTCCGGTCAGTGCCTGCAGACGAAATACCCCGACCATCAGGCGAATAGATAAACTGTTACTATTTTGGCTGACATGTGGCTGCGACCAAACTGGCGTAAATATGTGAGGAGAAGAAGCGCGGACCTGCTCAAAATAGCCATCATTAATTAAACTATCCCGATACTGCCAGTTTTTCCTGCCAATCCACGGATATACACTAATAAACCGTTGTAACGACAAATATGAAAACCTGCTTGCTACTGCGACGCTATTTTTCGCTGTGGTAAATGCCGGGCTCAGCATATAAGCCATTGCCAGTTCGTCTTTAATCTCACGTGTAAATTCATCAATATGGCCAATACCGCTAATGTGAGTACTAAAATGCTGACGATGGCCATGAACATCAGAACGGGCCTTATTTAAATAAAACTTGTTATCGTCCTGTCTTAATACCGGTACTGATGCGAGTTCTTGCGGGAACGTTAGACTATGATCGGCAAAGCGTTTAATCGCTTCCAGAGATTGCACCGCGGTTAACAACTCATCATCGATCTTTTTCGCTTTTGTTGCTAGCTGGCTTAACTCCTGTTGCTCAAAAAGTACTAGCTCTTTGTGATAGCGATAACTGGATATTAATAAAGCCACCAACATAATCGCGACAAATACGCCAATGATAGAAAGTTTGTAAGTGGCTACTAGCTGATTTTCCCCTGAAAATTTAAATACCACAGAAATTCCAAGTCCAGTCATTATTATCTTAGTTGCCGTTGATGATATACCGAATCAAGAGAAAAATCATGTCTGCGATACAAGTCTCACAAATGTTTACAAGAATTAACTGCTCGCCAAAAAACTAATGACGCCCCCGACAAAATGAATCAATAACTAACAGCCTTGACCATAGCAAATCAATTAAATCGCAGATAAAACCCTTGCTATTTTTTTTAAACACAGCTAAATTTGGAAGCGCTTTCATGAAAGCGCTTCCAACAAACCCGAGAAATTAATGACAAAAATGAAACTGACTTTACCACATGAATCTCGCATGAAATCTAAGGACTTCACTTATGGTGTCGCTACGGCGGCATTCCAGATCGAAGGAGGGATTGAACAACGATTGCCTTGCATCTGGGATACATTTTGCGAGAAACCAGACACGATAGCCGACAATTCAAACGGTGCGATAGCCTGTGATCATTTTCATTTATGGCAACAAGATATCGAAATGATCAAAGCGCTCAATGTCGATGCTTACCGACTTTCGGTGTCTTGGGGTCGGGTGATCAATCAAGATGGCACTGTCAATCAGTCTGGTATTCAGTTTTATCTTCAACTACTGGACTTACTTAACCAATATAACATTAAAGTTTTTATCACCCTTTATCATTGGGATTTGCCACAATATTTGGAAGATAACGGCGGTTGGCTCAACCGTGAAACCGCTTATCAATTTCAGCATTATACTGAACAAGTCGTTAACGCATTTGGCGACAGGGTTTATTCATATGCGACACTTAATGAACCATTTTGTAGTGCCTACCTAGGATATGAACTTGGCATACATGCTCCAGGTATTAAAGGGAAAAAATACGGCAGAAAAGCCGCACACCATTTATTACTGGCGCACGGTTTAGCGATGCAGGTATTGAATAAGCACAGCCCAAAAACCCTTAATGGTATAGTGCTTAATTTCACGCCTGCCTACCCTGCTACCGATAGTGAATCAGATATAGCAGCAGCCAAATTTGCCGATGATTACCTCAATCAGTGGTATATAAAACCAATTATCGATGGCCAATATCCAGAGATATTAGCGCAACTCCCAGCCGCTCATCAGCCGGAAATTTTCGCCGATGATTTAGCGATAATTTCACAAGCTATCGATTTTCTCGGTATCAATTATTACAGTAGAGCGCTATATCAGGCAGATGATGTAGACATTTATCGTGAAGTAAAACCGGCAGATGCACCTCTGACCGATATGGGCTGGGAAATTTACCCGCAAGGTTTAACAGATTTACTCATATCACTCAATCAGCACTATAAGCTGCCACCGGTTTACATTACTGAAAATGGCGCAGCGATGAAAGATACTATAATTGATGGTAACGTTAATGACGTTGAGCGCATCGCCTATTATCAGTCGCATTTACTGGCGGTTGACCAGGCTATTAACGCTGGCGTTGATATTAAAGGTTACTTTGCCTGGAGTCTGATGGATAATTTTGAATGGGCAGAAGGTTACTTAAAGCGATTTGGCATTGTTTATGTCGACTACCTCACGCAGCAGCGCACAGTAAAAGCCAGTGGTCATGCGTTTAGTCAGTTAAGTAAAGACCGTTAAGACAATAAGAGAACAGTATGCTTAGTATCAAAGAGAAAATCGCATATGGCTTAGGTGATACCGCCAGCAACATCATTTTTCAAACCGTGATGATGTTTTTACTGATTTACTATACCGATGTCGTTGGTCTCTCT of Thalassotalea insulae contains these proteins:
- a CDS encoding TonB-dependent receptor encodes the protein MKTTFTLSTLALVLTNQFSTIANAADGSPAKLDDTIETIEVQARRNQANTEVSIETEKLLAIAGLDHDPLNSVFSMPGVVYAGGDDGGAPAIRGSSPDDNAFYIDDMPVGYIFHLFGDSIFNENIVRDFQLHPAAFGSRYGNATGGVFDVQLRDPKNQDITTTLDASLLKTGIMVEGGITEDQAFYFSYRRSLIHLFLPEGEEEDGYTVFKAPVSDDYQGKYQWLIGDNHKLTFTVNGASDTGGINISEASEQGRVDPDSIGDLKLSTNFNNQGLSWQYFGDGGKIMQLVLGHTSLNSKENYGQGQYIDIDTEQYNARFQYQIDWFDAHTLVLGSDMQQQESKYSFDAIPYYCTDHDQDCESKKGQRIQDTDKLTNQTIALYADDIWQFNSNLQFTLGLRAERNDYTDQSFLHHRLALNWQINDDLQMTVKQGSYSRFPDIATVLRKIGNPELNSPKAQHYSVGFNYQLNDLWHSSVDIYYKDLGDLPRSLDDDDANADLHYSNDMSGSAKGIEWVVERELADDWYGWASISWSKSDRTDEFTKQTTEYYLDTPLLANLVANYQMNERWDFGVRLTVRSGQKYTPITALKENPDYPEHFLPVYGELNSKTLPTYYRLDLQANYKTQYWGNDAEWSFALLNALNNDNISGYYYAPDGNETLTDYKIEGEEGMAIFPSIGLKMQF
- a CDS encoding MipA/OmpV family protein, with the translated sequence MLNKLSCCLLLVFCLSSYAAGNDKKPSNESTVFNETFSWQAQMGFSLHYNDTIIEGVEQSYLDDYINLSLLFDFYYKGFFIQTNYRRLDTHILGAEIGYQLINNDDWELDIITRSYIGGFDSAEIIENSDKDLPIMEGLKVRDLGDGLAIRYSRYFNDSYFSVDVANLAALSDAKGWVIDAFYSHLIPYRNWDIYLNTGLSIYSSATTNYYIGIGNSEVLDIRPHYQTGTGGKIQFEFYAQRPLSESWTFNVGFSQSYYSNNIADSPIVDSQGATQLLAGVIYVF
- a CDS encoding DUF3019 domain-containing protein, giving the protein MTVIASQEALQDRTNKTKVNFQAKPANCVALRQGRTCFATVSLSWHTANRGHFCIYEKASNKVMQCWNNSQGNTLQFEFESNEKIAYQLRATEQNIIIAETSVDVSWVHKATVRKRRWRLF
- a CDS encoding response regulator transcription factor; translation: MNEQHRILLVEDDLTLADWVIEYLQEQNFLVEHVARGDLVIEKLTSFDPALVLLDVMLPGLNGIEVCRLIRQDANLPIIMLTARADEFDEVIGLEAGANDYVIKPVRPRALLARINSALKNQPATEQKSNEIKLGSLLINGEANRVTYQGKEIELSTSLFAFLWFLASHPGEVVDRDTVFKALKNREYDGQDRRFDVMLSTLRKIFNDDPQSPKKFKTVWGKGYLFVADAWNE
- a CDS encoding sensor histidine kinase; its protein translation is MTRLFISIIIAVLGSLFLIGWGLDKLVVSDSDIDIEESAEIIAYKKLVEGFGQQLNAAPENLLAKQAAELAANYQVKLTLEDSTNIALPNSLSQYLSVQGGLLLASNEQAYLLRKLSTHQNYLIRLELPPIPEEDHQRNLLLTTILYIGVCAILMLWLFPLARRLYMLTTAAAKIGKGEVNVRVPLNKFSYIHPLEKSFNHMAAQIEKLMADNKLLARSLSHDIRTPMSCLRFGVEAALESNDLEKKNNYLTRMEAELTRMEEMTSAFLSYAGMERQGVNLKLKSVDLNSFISKFCQDFQPLAQQHQVELNFQSLAQCPDYLLDSHWFYQALQNLVSNAIQYANSQVQIRLTQTGRTIELWVEDDGTGIADDKLAVVFDPFVKLDSARSREQGHFGLGLAICQKVIHWHQGAIYAEHAKQLSGACFHIILPKKA
- a CDS encoding sugar phosphate nucleotidyltransferase, which translates into the protein MKTNQTSIKTLVILAAGQGSRFGGAKQFALFGRCEKTLMEYNICHAIDHGFTHLVFISQPKHNQILKQQVLSSLPHSVSYDIVYQDSHDLPTGCHLASTRTKPLGTAHALWCARKSIKGNFAVINADDYYGEQAFQLVQQHGLPNNASLVAYLLKQTLSKHGGVNRGLCQLSAEHKLIAISEIENIHYQAERKLIGTNAKQQTLSLNENALISMNFWCFNLQIFPVLAKLLAETFSAPSTDTTECYLPDAVMKLIEQSAEVDVLTSHDQWFGVTYAADSLSVNQALTALIDKGRFPSLSK
- a CDS encoding phosphotransferase enzyme family protein, with amino-acid sequence MSKVIDPQQINKVLAFYNYSLSNSKIAPLGNGLINCTYLVRSEDFNFVLQRINHHVFKQPADVIANAELINQHLQQKKAQALYPLEPIWQLNTNDGRVQVTEGENTWRAIQFIPNCYTLETVANAKQAYQVAQAFGQFTAALSDFPADKLTEIIPQFHHLDFRLAQLQTAVSEDAKGRLSQCQSLVDFCFSQQTFIKHIAELEQVLPLQVTHNDTKINNLLFSSETNAPIAVIDLDTCMPGFVMHDFGDMVRTCCCNLPEDGTDLAKMTVRLDIFTALAQGYVDSLAGTMNSLEQQSLITGAQLLPFMIGIRFLTDFIEGDHYFHTAHPLHNLQRAKNQLHFFKLLHDIEPQLSKIVKKL
- a CDS encoding MarR family winged helix-turn-helix transcriptional regulator; the protein is MTAITMTSKPTLTLSHFFPYQLTKLQASISESIAQIYTGKFNLSRQEWRVLATLADRAPQTAKQIGSEVNLDKMSASRAIQRMLSKQLLKRIENTSDKRSFLLELSVKGQQLYQQLEPLVLERETQLLSVLTPDEQQALNQMMAKLQAKASSITQ